A window of the Carassius carassius chromosome 36, fCarCar2.1, whole genome shotgun sequence genome harbors these coding sequences:
- the LOC132117251 gene encoding BICD family-like cargo adapter 2, with the protein MIMETYRSVSPVTLHTFRHLMESPLTTEEVQRRLTDDEDSISSQDTDRQSNSSPLCTMDESREQLALDDCSGRAVVSGQTEDSRFMTVVEQSDPNAPPKPPRSCLDEALPDLLRSGSPLRRRVSSPVSVTLKHVKREVELSRQRSLKLKAQVDRLQQQNDSGPGWSENRHRVAEEIQSVVKLLLPLTDLESAEIDQPSQTNPLDKALLQLQKVARTLAIDHTSQGKKSGEDVDILQQALRDRDEAIAKKQAMETELLRSKNELMTLNNQLLEAVQSRLELSIELEAWKDDVQTILHHQLLKQQQEEQAQKKSRGFGVLRRSNKPLPPKPDYSTTMLTSVPTPQSPSPAGTQKWKDKFRRGRTGTQGPVESLPQRSDKEGNFQTVSLD; encoded by the exons ATGATAATGGAGACTTACAGGAGTGTTTCACCAGTAACTTTGCACACTTTTAGGCACCTCATGGAATCACCACTGACCACTGAGGAAGTCCAAAGACGATTAACCGACGATGAGGATTCAATTTCAAGTCAAGACACTGACAGACAGTCTAACAGCTCGCCGCTGTGCACGATGGATGAGTCACGAGAGCAGCTGGCACTGGATGACTGCAGCGGCCGTGCAGTTGTGTCCGGTCAAACGGAGGACTCGCGCTTTATGACTGTGGTTGAACAATCTGACCCCAACGCGCCCCCGAAGCCCCCTCGCTCATGTTTAGATGAAGCCCTACCGGATCTGCTCCGGAGTGGAAGCCCACTTCGCAGACGAGTGTCCAGTCCGGTGTCTGTCACG CTGAAGCATGTGAAAAGGGAAGTGGAATTATCTCGGCAGCGCAGTCTAAAGCTCAAGGCTCAGGTGGATAGACTGCAGCAGCAGAATGATAGCGGACCCGGCTGGAGTGAAAACAGACACCGG GTGGCAGAGGAGATTCAGTCTGTTGTAAAGCTGCTACTCCCTCTGACAGATTTAGAGTCAGCAGAAATCGATCAGCCATCCCAAACCAATCCTTTAGACAAGGCACTGCTTCAACTGCAGAAAGTGGCCCGGACACTCGCCATTGACCACACCTCTCAG GGAAAGAAGTCTGGGGAAGATGTTGACATTTTACAGCAAGCTCTACGGGACAGAGATGAAGCTATAGCAAA gaAACAAGCAATGGAGACTGAGCTACTAAGAAGCAAGAACGAACTAATGACACTGAACAACCAACTTTTGGAAGCTGTTCAGAGTCGACTAGAACTGTCCATAGAGCTGGAGGCCTGGAAA GATGACGTACAGACCATTCTTCATCACCAGCtccttaaacagcagcaggaagAACAGGCTCAGAAAAAGTCTAGAGGGTTCGGTGTTCTGCGGCGCTCAAATAAGCCCCTTCCTCCCAAACCTGACTACTCCACCACGATGCTCACCTCTGTCCCAACCCCCCAGTCTCCATCACCTGCAGGAACACAGAAATGGAAAGACAAGTTCAGACGAGGAAGAACTGGCACACAAGGACCTGTCGAGTCTCTGCCACAAAGGAGCGACAAAGAGGGCAATTTTCAAACGGTTTCTTTGGACTGA
- the LOC132117253 gene encoding phosphorylase b kinase gamma catalytic chain, skeletal muscle/heart isoform-like yields MSSNRFFQSFDAQKCQYITRLLVVDPQSHYTATEALNHTFFQQYMVAEVHHFSHYRTFKVICMAILATMCIYCNYRHAKLVTEEVIRNDPYAIKPLRKMIDACAFKIYSPWVKEGQTQNRAALFENTQSRSALHCSSIEEMDVSLKFHI; encoded by the exons ATGTCTTCAAACCGGTTTTTCCAGTCTTTTGACGCTCAGAAATGTCAG TACATTACCAGGTTATTAGTTGTGGACCCACAAAGTCATTATACAGCCACAGAAGCCCTCAATCACACATTCTTCCAGCAGTACATGGTTGCAGAGGTACATCATTTCAGCCATTACAGGACGTTCAAG GTTATTTGTATGGCCATACTTGCCACCATGTGTATCTACTGCAACTATCGTCATGCTAAACTTGTCACCGAGGAAGTGATCCGCAATGACCCATATGCCATCAAACCTTTACGCAAGATGATCGACGCATGTGCCTTCAAGATCTACAGCCCTTGGGTGAAGGAAGGGCAAACTCAGAACAGAGCAGCTTTATTTGAGAACACTCAAAGTCGTTCTGCTCTCCATTGCAGCTCCATTGAGGAGATGGATGTGTCACTTAAATTTCATATCTAA
- the sumf2 gene encoding inactive C-alpha-formylglycine-generating enzyme 2 — protein MMISWETSHLVLLCIMSSCAAVDEMMVYVPGGKMMMGTSAADGRDGESPTRAVTLQPFKIDKYPVTNSDFREFVRQQKYKTEAEKFGWSFVFQDFVSDELKSKVTQKIESAPWWLPVEKVFWRQPAGPGSGIKDRLESPVVQVSWNDAQTFCQWTKKRLPSEEEWEMAARGGLEDRTYPWGNKFLLNRTNLWQGPFPDRDAAEDGYHGVAPVTAYPPQNNYGLYDMLGNVWEWTSSRFPGAQTMYVLRGASWIDTADGSANHRARVTTRMGNTPDSASDNLGFRCAMSSNAKQKRTEL, from the exons atgatGATCTCTTGGGAAACCTCACACCTCGTATTATTGTGCATCATGTCTTCTTGTGCAGCAG TTGATGAGATGATGGTGTATGTTCCTGGTGGAAAAATGATGATGGGAACCAGTGCTGCTGATGGGAGAGATGGGGAATCACCAACACGCGCTGTGACTCTCCAGCCGTTTAAGATAGACAAGTATCCTGTCACTAACTCTGACTTTAG GGAATTTGTAAGACAGCAGAAATATAAAACAGAAGCTGAAAAGTTCGGTTGGAGTTTTGTGTTCCAGGATTTTGTgtcagatgaactgaaaagtaagGTCACTCAGAAAATTGAG TCGGCTCCTTGGTGGTTACCAGTTGAGAAAGTGTTCTGGAGACAG CCGGCAGGACCAGGATCTGGCATCAAGGACAGACTGGAGTCCCCTGTGGTGCAGGTCAGCTGGAATGATGCCCAAACCTTCTGCCAGTGGACGAAGAAAAGGCTGCCATCTGAGGAAGAGTGGGAAATGGCTGCACGTGGAGGTTTAGAAG ACAGGACCTACCCATGGGGAAACAAGTTCTTGCTGAACCGGACTAACCTGTGGCAG GGCCCATTTCCAGATAGGGACGCCGCAGAAGATGGTTATCATGGTGTAGCTCCTGTAACTGCCTATCCTCCGCAGAATAACTATG GACTCTATGACATGCTGGGTAATGTCTGGGAGTGGACCTCCTCACGATTTCCTGGTGCTCAGACCATGTATGTCCTGCGTGGAGCATCCTGGATCGACACAGCCGATGGCTCGGCCAATCACAGAGCTCGTGTCACCACTAG GATGGGAAACACACCAGATTCGGCCTCTGATAACCTGGGCTTCCGCTGTGCTATGAGCtcaaatgcaaaacagaaaagaacTGAGCTGTAA